Proteins encoded by one window of Aspergillus chevalieri M1 DNA, chromosome 6, nearly complete sequence:
- a CDS encoding uncharacterized protein (COG:Q;~EggNog:ENOG410PKA8;~InterPro:IPR002347,IPR036291,IPR020904;~PFAM:PF00106,PF13561,PF08659;~go_function: GO:0016491 - oxidoreductase activity [Evidence IEA];~go_process: GO:0055114 - oxidation-reduction process [Evidence IEA]), whose translation MAPSAELTGRDALATRAVPSMVFSDGSLSSMTPPPQSVLESDAAKGAQKRFSVRGNAVVTGGAGTLGMYSCDALLEHGLRGLMIFDADLTNAQKKINELQKKFPDAKIAAMKVDITDEAAVEAAVEEAAVEEATGTLGSIDALFCFAGIVGCVESLSMPIPQWRKIVDVNTTGSFICAQTAARRMVTQGNGGSITFIASISGHRANYPQSQAAYNVSKAAVLMLKSCLAAEWARYGIRTNSISPGYMDTILNEGDGIAEHRRVWASCNPTGRMGAPSELTGAVVLLASDASTYINGTDIVVDGEGVVF comes from the coding sequence ATGGCGCCCTCAGCCGAGTTAACGGGCCGTGATGCTCTCGCCACCCGAGCCGTTCCTAGCATGGTGTTTAGCGATGGCAGCCTTTCCTCTATGACCCCTCCGCCCCAGTCTGTATTGGAAAGCGATGCAGCGAAGGGAGCACAAAAGAGATTCTCAGTTCGAGGAAATGCAGTCGTTACAGGTGGAGCCGGTACCTTAGGGATGTACTCATGTGATGCCCTTCTTGAGCATGGGTTGCGCGGCCTCATGATATTCGACGCGGATTTGACGAATGCGCAAAAGAAAATCAATGAACTGCAAAAAAAATTTCCTGACGCCAAAATCGCCGCGATGAAAGTCGATATAACTGATGAAGCGGCCGTCGAAGCAGCAGTGGAGGAAGCAGCAGTGGAGGAAGCAACTGGAACGCTAGGATCGATCGATGCCCTATTCTGCTTCGCCGGTATTGTTGGCTGCGTGGAATCATTGAGCATGCCCATTCCGCAGTGGAGGAAGATTGTCGATGTTAATACTACGGGGTCTTTCATCTGTGCTCAGACTGCAGCTCGACGAATGGTGACACAAGGTAACGGCGGCTCCATTACCTTTATCGCCTCCATATCAGGACATCGTGCGAACTACCCTCAGTCTCAAGCTGCATACAACGTTAGCAAGGCAGCAGTGCTGATGCTGAAGAGCTGCCTTGCCGCAGAGTGGGCTCGGTACGGAATTCGGACTAATAGCATCAGTCCCGGATACATGGACACAATCCTCAATGAGGGCGATGGGATTGCCGAACATCGGAGGGTCTGGGCGTCATGCAATCCGACTGGTAGGATGGGAGCTCCGTCGGAGCTGACAGGAGCTGTGGTGCTTTTGGCAAGCGACGCAAGCACATACATCAATGGTACCGACATAGTTGTCGATGGTGAAGGAGTTGTTTTCTGA
- the YFH7 gene encoding phosphoribulokinase/uridine kinase family protein (COG:F,H;~EggNog:ENOG410PIAB;~InterPro:IPR006083,IPR027417;~PFAM:PF00485;~go_function: GO:0005524 - ATP binding [Evidence IEA];~go_function: GO:0016301 - kinase activity [Evidence IEA]): MEAEYTHLADRILSQAQSHSKPRFLVAIAGAPGSGKTTTAKAVQRHLNDRLARSNDLNTSAALLSMDGFHLPRATLDTLANREEAYVRRGAPWTYDIEGFLQFVRQLRLWVDTNPTHHNPVLTAPTFDHHTKDPVANGFSIQPNKSIVLLEGNYLLLDKEYWREVAPLMDLRVFLDVDLGITRNRLAMRHVEAGIEKTLDDGYRRVDRNDYLNGLEIQENLITPDVVLQSAG; the protein is encoded by the coding sequence ATGGAAGCCGAGTATACCCACCTCGCCGACAGGATCCTGTCGCAAGCCCAATCGCATTCTAAACCACGCTTTCTGGTCGCCATCGCCGGGGCTCCAGGATCTGGGAAAACCACCACCGCAAAGGCTGTACAAAGACATCTCAACGACCGCCTAGCCCGCTCCAATGATCTGAATACTAGCGCTGCCCTCCTCTCAATGGACGGCTTCCACCTCCCACGAGCTACTCTCGACACCCTGGCCAACCGTGAAGAAGCGTACGTCCGACGTGGTGCTCCTTGGACTTACGATATAGAGGGTTTCCTGCAGTTCGTGAGACAGTTGCGCTTGTGGGTAGATACAAATCCAACACATCACAACCCCGTTCTTACCGCACCTACGTTTGACCATCATACCAAGGATCCTGTCGCAAATGGATTCTCTATTCAGCCGAATAAGTCTATTGTGCTCCTTGAGGGAAATTATCTGCTCCTTGACAAGGAATACTGGCGCGAGGTTGCCCCGCTGATGGACCTACGGGTTTTCCTCGATGTTGATTTGGGAATTACAAGGAATAGGCTTGCTATGAGGCATGTTGAGGCAGGTATTGAGAAAACACTGGATGATGGCTATCGCAGGGTGGACAGGAATGATTATTTGAATGGTTTGGAGATACAGGAGAACTTGATTACGCCGGATGTGGTTTTGCAGAGTGCAGGGTAG
- a CDS encoding CFEM domain-containing protein (COG:S;~EggNog:ENOG410PVD5;~InterPro:IPR008427;~PFAM:PF05730;~SECRETED:SignalP(1-24);~TransMembrane:7 (n7-17c24/25o103-122i134-157o177-200i212-229o264-282i294-319o331-350i)), translating into MRLYWHCMVVFSLACLVMPMIASALEIIPQCAVNCEQQLTNTTSCSTTDTACLCTDPTYETNLSSCTMANCSMKEALTTKYIISRKCDLPIPREYPEADPATIIPFILATILFVIRMTAKFLRLGGGWGPDDYTIIIAYGLAVVSFALNTLMVHYGFGMNIWDIRPQSNITIAYKHFFAFILVYKSLISLAKISVCLFLLRIFQSPIFRYTNYIMIAVNTAIAVTWILTDSFHCVPVHLAWTGWAMEEQGTCIDFIASTFANGFVNIAVDTVMVIMPIYEVLKLNLSIQKKIGVAIMLAAGLVLTAIGIVRVVILAQNIPDSNPTFQLEPLIHWSAIECQIAIICACLPASRALVAHIIPGTDTTHDSSAAYRYPNATGASSRAAAVSAFVTSGTGEKEKGQISKTMSYSVDIGTRAKQLKRESDGFIQLKDIETGEERG; encoded by the exons ATGCGTCTGTACTGGCATTGTATGGTTGTTTTCTCCCTGGCATGTCTGGTGATGCCAATGATTGCATCTGCATTAGAAATCATTCCTCAATGTGCT GTCAATTGTGAACAACAACTCACTAATACAACATCCTGTTCTACAACTGACACAGCATGTCTCTGCACTGATCCCACATATGAGACCAATCTATCCAGTTGCACTATGGCCAATTGTTCCATGAAAGAAGCATTAA CGACCAAATACATCATCTCCAGAAAATGTGATCTCCCAATTCCTCGGGAATACCCTGAAGCAGACCCCGCAACGATTATTCCATTTATATTGGCAACAATTTTGTTTGTTATCCGGATGACTGCAAAGTTTTTGCggcttggtggtggatgggggCCAGATGATTATACTATTATTATTGCATAT GGATTGGCAGTTGTTTCGTTTGCGCTAAACACCTTAA TGGTGCATTATGGCTTTGGAATGAACATATGGGATATACGCCCACAGAGCAACATCACCATAGCATATAAG CATTTCTTCGCCTTCATCCTTGTCTACAAGTCCTTGATCTCTCTTGCCAAAATCTCTGTctgcctcttcctcctccgcatCTTTCAATCACCCATCTTCCGCTACACAAACTACATCATGATAGCCGTTAACACCGCAATTGCAGTCACCTGGATACTAACTGACAGTTTCCACTGTGTACCAGTGCATCTTGCATGGACAGGATGGGCAATGGAGGAACAAGGAACATGTATTGATTTCATTGCATCAACATTTGCAAATGGATTTGTGAATATTGCGGTGGATACAGTTATGGTAATCATGCCAATTTATGAGGTGTTGAAGTTGAATCTGTCAATACAGAAGAAAATTGGGGTTGCCATTATGTTGGCAGCAGGACTGGT ATTAACGGCCATCGGAATCGTCCGAGTGGTAATTCTAGCCCAAAACATCCCCGACTCAAACCCAACCT TCCAATTGGAACCCCTAATCCATTGGTCCGCAATTGAATGCCAAATTGCCATCATCTGTGCCTGCCTTCCCGCAAGCCGTGCCCTCGTTGCCCACATTATCCCTGGCACAGACACAACCCATGACTCCTCAGCTGCCTACCGGTACCCAAATGCAACAGGAGCTTCAAGCAGGGCTGCTGCTGTGTCTGCTTTTGTTACATCAGGGACAggtgagaaggagaagggtcAGATTTCAAAGACAATGTCATATTCAGTTGATATTGGCACAAGAGCTAAGCAGTTGAAGAGGGAGTCAGATGGGTTTATTCAATTGAAGGATATTGAGACTGGGGAGGAGAGGGGTTGA